Part of the bacterium genome, AGGCCCTTTTCGACCAGGGTTCCATCCGATTCAGGCAGTTTCCAGGCGCGCTTTTTATAGGTGAGGGTCTGATCGCCGAAGGTTACGGTCATCGTATCCGGAAAACTGTCATCCATCACGGTGCGGTACATTTGCTTTAGTTCGGACATGGAACCTCCTTCGGGAGTTGGCGAATTTAAGATGTTGCCGAAAACGTCGCGAGAGCCCCGGATTCAAGGAGACGCGGAGCGAGAAGTGAGGCAGTATAGTTAATACGCCGAGCTTCGAGCGAGCACGCGACGATGAAGATGGGGCTCGCAGCAGTTTTCAGCAACATCCTGATTTATGAACTCTTTTCTATACCATAACGCTGATGTATCTTAAAGCGCCCGCATGGTTTGTAAAGTACGGACGGAAGGGAAACCCAAGCGAGAATGCACGAAATGGGAATTGCAGCCGAGATCTCTAAGATAGCCCTCGAAGAGGCGAAAAGGGAGGGGGCCGGTAGAATAGCCTCCATCTCCATAAGCGTGGGCCGCTGGTCAGGTGTGGAGCCGGAGACCCTGCGGTTCGCGCTGGGAGTCATCGGGGAATCGACGATAATGGGGGGGTGCGGGGTAGAAATAATCCTCGTGGAGCCGACCTTCTCCTGCGACGAATGCCAAAAGGACTACACCGCC contains:
- the hypA gene encoding hydrogenase maturation nickel metallochaperone HypA, producing the protein MHEMGIAAEISKIALEEAKREGAGRIASISISVGRWSGVEPETLRFALGVIGESTIMGGCGVEIILVEPTFSCDECQKDYTAESRLDPCPGCGSLAASMVAGDELSINSLEVE